From the genome of Triticum aestivum cultivar Chinese Spring chromosome 3B, IWGSC CS RefSeq v2.1, whole genome shotgun sequence, one region includes:
- the LOC123065790 gene encoding probable serine/threonine-protein kinase PBL23 yields MGLLSSAVRKCNSKMLLGGGSSSPCGVRGKEQPLTPGKHKRSRKKRFWRKKKSSKKFSCVPCVSLTELTRRAECEAIADLVNNISAKSDVTSHVYAAEEILRITNQNIPSRVLTFRELSAATNNFSPNNLVGEGGFGMVYKGHFKDTNEDIAVKRLDKEGFQGNREFLVEVLMLSLLSHPNLVNLLGYSTDLDQRILVYEYMPNGSLEDHLLDLPGNAKALPWQTRMRIAVGAAKGIEYLHEVANPPVIYRDLKASNILLDKDFNSKLSDFGLAKLGPLGDESHVSTRVMGTYGYCAPEYAMTGKLTKMSDIYSFGVVLLELITGRRAIDPTKPTEEQVLIHWAAPLIRDRKMFVRLADPLLGKDFPVKGLYQALAIASMCMQEDPSKRPKIGDVVDALTFLAEQKYYPQRDREAAQAKGGDCSTPPKKDMVSEIKADDDMKQR; encoded by the exons ATGGGGCTGTTGTCGTCCGCCGTGAGGAAATGTAACAGCAAGATGCTCCTCGGCGGCGGCTCTTCATCTCCGTGTGGTGTGCGCGGCAAGGAACAACCATTGACGCCCGGCAAGCACAAGCGGTCGAGGAAGAAGCGcttctggaggaagaagaagtccAGCAAGAAGTTCAGCTGCGTCCCCTGCGTCAGCCTCACCGAGCTCACCAGGCGCGCAGAGTGCGAGGCCATTGCCGACCTCGTCAACAACATCTCGGCCAAGTCAG ACGTTACCAGTCATGTGTACGCGGCCGAGGAGATCCTGCGGATCACCAACCAGAACATCCCCAGCAGGGTGCTCACCTTCCGTGAGTTGTCCGCGGCGACCAACAACTTCAGCCCCAACAACCTTGTGGGCGAGGGCGGCTTCGGGATGGTGTACAAGGGGCACTTCAAGGACACCAACGAG GATATCGCCGTGAAGCGGCTGGACAAGGAAGGGTTCCAGGGGAACCGCGAGTTCCTCGTGGAGGTGCTGATGCTGAGCCTCCTGAGCCACCCCAACCTCGTCAATCTGCTCGGCTACAGCACCGACCTCGACCAGCGGATCCTCGTCTACGAGTACATGCCCAACGGCTCGCTGGAGGATCATCTCCTAG ATCTCCCGGGGAACGCCAAGGCGCTCCCCTGGCAGACGCGGATGAGGATCGCGGTGGGCGCGGCCAAGGGCATCGAGTACCTGCACGAGGTGGCCAACCCGCCGGTCATCTACCGGGACCTCAAGGCCTCCAACATCCTCCTGGACAAGGACTTCAACTCCAAGCTCTCCGACTTCGGGCTCGCCAAGCTCGGCCCCCTCGGCGACGAGAGCCACGTCAGCACCAGGGTGATGGGCACCTACGGCTACTGCGCTCCCGAGTACGCCATGACCGGCAAGCTCACCAAGATGTCGGACATCTACAGCTTCGGCGTCGTGCTGCTCGAGCTCATCACCGGCAGGCGGGCCATCGACCCCACCAAGCCCACGGAGGAGCAGGTTCTCATCCACTGG GCGGCACCTCTGATCAGGGACAGGAAAATGTTCGTGAGGCTGGCTGATCCGTTGCTGGGGAAAGACTTCCCGGTGAAGGGGCTGTACCAGGCGCTCGCCATCGCATCCATGTGCATGCAGGAGGATCCCAGCAAGAGGCCCAAGATCGGCGACGTCGTGGACGCGCTCACCTTCCTCGCCGAACAGAAATACTATCCTCAACGAGACCGGGAAGCTGCTCAGGCGAAGGGCGGGGACTGCAGCACTCCTCCCAAAAAGGACATGGTTTCTGAGATCAAAGCCGATGATGACATGAAGCAGAGATGA